GCTATTATTTTATCCAATGTCGGATCCTTTGTGCATGTCCTGGAAGCAGAGAGGTTTCTTGCCTCAGAAGCAACCTGAGTTGTAACAGAACTTGGCCTGTTAGTACAAAACTGTACAACATTTCTCAATTTGGTGATTCTATATGGATCTTGATTGTTGATGTTTTGGTTTATGCAGCGGGAATGATGTGATTGAAACGCGGTGTCTCTAGATGGAGATAGTCTTGTGAAGGCACGGAGAAGGCATTTTGAGGGTCTCATCGTTGAGTTTCCAAGAAAAGCTATAGCATTCATCATCAGAATCCAACATCCAAGATTGCaaatgacaagtttgaaaaggaaaataagttttatttttgtgtgttctttaTATATCTGAAAATGTGAATCCTGAAATGGGAGATTGGTTTTAGGAAGAGAATGGTTTGTGGATATTGGAACTAGTCTACGGCTAATTTGATGTTTCTATTAATATAccaacttataatatttttttattcctcTTTTTAGCTTTCTCCATTCAATCTATTTCGGTAATATTAAAACTTGCAATGTGGATTGTAATGAAACTTTCATAAATGTGCTTTGCCAAGTTCTTTTCAAAAATCTGTGTGTTTTCTTGTTCAGCGAAAATGCTActtgtttatttattctaactgatttagaaatttatgTAGAGaagtattttgtaaaatttaataattttaaatttcacaaagggattttcatttatatttgcAATTTCGTAAGTTTTTTCAAACGtatgtatttgtatcttatataataaagttgGCTTGTCTCTCTCCTTAGGCCTCCACATCATCAAGAAGGAGGGGGCAAATCACGCCACCTGTCATCTCTTGATTTTTCGATTTTACTaacttataaaaccttataataGGCCGGCCCAAATTAAGAGAGCGCTGGAAGCATTTAGGTTTGACCCATAAAACAAAAGGTGTCGAAGTGTCGTTTGCTTTCCATCTTCTATCCCCGTAACTCTCACTGTACGGCTCCTCGTCCTTAGGTTGCTATCGGGAGAGTGTCGTGTCTCCTTCAATTCTGGAAAGATCGGACTTGATCTGTTTCGGATCCATGGCAAGGTATGGGACCTTTTAAGAAACCTATCTTCATGGGTGCTGATCTGTTGATGGCAAGTTTACGATGGTTTCTGTTCTTTCGTTTTCTAattttgtgttctgattgccTATGGCTGTTTCTAACGCCTTCCTTGTCAACTCGAAGCAGAATATGCTGTTATCGAATCCCAATGATCCATCTTCTTCTCTAACTTCGTCGGGTCTGATTAGGACTCGTGCTCTTCCGATGATAAAACGATCAAGACAAGTCCTGAACCAGAGAGCCCGTTGAGAGATTTCTCCGTCCAAGTCAGCTAGCATCTCGGCTCTGGAGCAGCTCAAGACCTCTGCTATTGACCATACGTGTCTCTGCCTCTTTGGGTTTCTTTTAAGTTGGAAGTTTTAAAAGCTATTCGAAgttttgattcaagtttgattGCATATGCTTTCTATAACAGAGATTGTATACTTCTTCAAGGTATTAAGTTCTGCTTTGAACTCTGATTGATTATTACCAGTGTATATACCAGTATACACGAAAGAAGCAGCATTGTGGTGATTGGCCTTAACATTCACACAACACCTGTTGAGATGCGTGAGAAGCTTTCTTTTCCCGAAGCTGAATGGCCACGAGCTATCACCGAGTTATACAGTTTGAATCATCTTGAGGAAGCTGCTGTATTCAATACTTGTAACGGTATAGAGATTTATGTTCTGCCTCTATATCAGCACCGTGGAGTCAAAGAAGTCACTAAATGGATGTCTAAGGTTGTTTCCCTTTCCCCGTACGTGTTCTCTCCATCATTGGATGATGTTATCTTAATATTCTGTCTTTGCAGACAAGTGGAATCCCAGTTTCAGAGATTTGTCAGCACCGTTTCCCGCTATGGTCTTTTGTTCTTTAGTGAGGTATCTGGACTATCAATTGTTAACCTCCTTCTCGTCTCAAGTACTTCCCtttatgataaatattttttttttgctctacaAATCTCTCCAACACCATTTAGTTGCATCCTTTATTTTTATTCTGCAGGTGGTACTCCCAGAAGTTCGTTAAAGGACAATGGGATAAAGAAGACTGTGTTGCTGAGTTGAACAATTACATAGACCGTCTCTTGGTAACTCAccactcttcttctcttttttagCTCTATTCATGTTTTGTCTGATTTCGGAATCAATTCATAAGCTCTCTTACTGAGTTCTGTTTTTCTTAGTTCTCATGTATTCGGTTCTGTAACTACGACCAGATATTGTCTTTGGCAAATACCAACAGAAATCTACTAGGTATGATTTAAATCTTCTATATCTCACGATATATCAAGTTTCCACTGTATTCACGGAACTGGACTTTTAAACTTTCAAGATATACTTGGTGAGCTAACTGCTATCAGGAGAACAATTAACGATGGGACACACGGCTCACAGCATGTTATACTTACTTTACATATAGATAGGTACTCACTAAGTTGAAACTTCAGTGGCTGTCATCGTTTTAAACTATGTCCATTATTTATCTCTTCATGGATGTTATTTTCGTTGACTTGGCAGGGATGTGTATGAATGTGTAATCCTTTTTGACGGATTAGCTTACGTATTTCATGACAAATTGAAAAGCTACGTGTCAGAACCAAAAGTTATGTTGGTCACTGGCAATCGTCTCTGTATTTTTCTAATACAGTGGTGGATTTGAGTTCTAGAAATTTGAAGAATGGATCCTTATTCTGCTGTTAacaatctttgtatagattttactccttttttaatagttttcttGTGAGTCCCCTCCATCACTTCTGGTTCTTCAATACCGTCTCATTGTTATGCAAATCTCATGGttatgtaatgttttatgtATATGGTGAGTCTAGGGACTTGGTTATCAGATCtgtgcaaaaagtggtatgaaGTAAGAAGAATAATTCAAAGAAGGTATCTGATTACTTTTTGCTTTCCGTAGTTAAGTATGTGAGAAGACTTAGTTTCTTTTAGGCAATGGGGAGCATGGAAAACGATTCAGAGTAAGGAACATTTGAGTTTAAGAAACATTCAAGATTTTGGTGAAGGCTAGAAGGGAGTAGACAACGCCCAAGAAcctgttttgtttctttcattaCATTTTGAGATGCCTCTCATCATTTCAGGTCAACAAGTATGAGGCACTTGTATTTTTCCATGAATGTTTTGCTTTTGAAGCTAATCTACAAGTCTTTCctgatcaaaatattttttctcaacCTTCTTAATAATTTGTTGAATCTGCATTTAGATATTTCATGCTTACACACAGCTACATGATGAGAAAAAGTGTGAATATTGCAACACCCAACCAAAACTGCCGTTACCACTACCAAGTGCCACCTCCAAATAGATCAAGaatagaatttatatatatgagataTGATCAAGCTTTTATAACATAACACAAATGCGGGGCTCTCTTGACGAACATAGCCTTCTCGAACGTTGCAATTGGAGTaagatataatataaatttgaaaccACCGATGCACGTAACATCACGAAAGCTGAAGAGGTTGTGGACCTATACAAAAATCTGAAACTCAACATGTTCACAACTAATACCCAAAGCCATTTAAGTTTGCATTTTCGAATCTTCATAGATGTCTCTGTTCTTGGTTTAAGAAATTAAACGTATCCCAACTATCTAACTTCCAAACAAATATATGTTCAAACAATCTTCCAACTAAGAAATTACATCACAGACAATGAATATAAAAACAATCTTAAAATTTAATCtccacaaaataataaaatcacatACGATTTAGTGCTGCTATATAAACTcgatatattatattcttacttcattaatatatgtaaaataatattcatttttttgcCTGAACAACTACAAAACAGACAAATATAGTACTATCACTAACCAATACCAAATGGATCAACAAATCCTTAACAATTTATTAGTCAACAAAGCGtacgaacccggcgcgtagcgccagAATACCCCTAGTTTTCAATATAAGAAACCTTTCAAATCTAGTAAATTTATTGTGAGATCAAATTAATAGACTAATTGAAGTGAAAGACGAAGAGGTTAAAAAACTCAAAGCTGAGATAAGCTTAATGTCTGGTAACTGGAAACATAAGACTAATGAACTTAAATCTCATGTGAATCCCAACTAGAATTTTCaataaaagtttcaaaattttaagatcTTGATCCATCTGTTAAATTCTCAATGGAAGTTTCAATTCTTTGATTAAAAACAACAGCAGGAGAAACAGAGAAACCAGATCAagatttgaagaagaagatactGAAGCTAGAGTTCTGTCTTCAAGAAACTAGAAGCCAGACAAGAAAGCTGAATAGGGTAAGTGTTAAGTTCATTACTCTTGACATTCTTGTTTGCATGGATCAAAGggtttttaaaattcttttgttGTATGATGAAGGGGGAACAGAAAGGGGTAAGGCACATAGAGATCAACGAGATAAGAGATCTGGTGTCGGAAAAATAACAAGGTAATGAAAAATATTGGGAGAAACAGAAGTTCTGGGATAATTCAGGATTCAAGATCGTTGTTAGTACTAGTCTCCAAGACTCCAAGAGATAggaaatcccctatatattatttgagaagcattgcaacatttttttgtagccacgtgtcatcactagaatgatttttagaatccttagagaaataggttggtccatttaaatatataataagctttttattaaaccacaataaatacattattaatatgattcattatttccttaaataagattacggaattgcctaatgtggctaaagtatatatgataattaatgattttgaataataaagatttgataaaaatatgtgtgtattataattatatttgtttaattttaagctattaaaataaattaaacaatcatagtaaccagataataaaaattaaaaaaattatttatatattatattttgaatttttaaaaacgagtataaattactaaaactgttaaaagtttcacattcaaattttgtgatctatgatttaaaacttttgttatgacatgatacaaataattgaaaaataatataagttgaaagtctcatttaacaagtatcaaaaataaaaaaaatatataaatatatgtatcattttaaattaaactatatgttatataaaaatacataaatatcgtaattttgaaatttactttgaacaattttttgataaaaaatttaaaaaaatattgacaacttaatttttaaaatattataaattacttaaaccattattctcacagtgaaaattttgttatcactaatttaaactttttgCAATAAcggatacaaatgataaaaaaatatgaacaaaaagcatcatctaataaatattaatattaacatataccatatatatgttactatcatttaaatttaactatatatcatatcaaatagaaaaaatattttttgatttattaaatttatttatatgttcgcaccaatttaattatataagtagtagataatgactttttaattattcaatatatatttattatttcataatatgttataaacatataatatataaaataatttatatatataa
The Brassica napus cultivar Da-Ae chromosome A1, Da-Ae, whole genome shotgun sequence DNA segment above includes these coding regions:
- the LOC125589444 gene encoding uncharacterized protein LOC125589444 — protein: MVFCSLVRWYSQKFVKGQWDKEDCVAELNNYIDRLLFSCIRFCNYDQILSLANTNRNLLDILGELTAIRRTINDGTHGSQHVILTLHIDRDVYECVILFDGLAYVFHDKLKSYVSEPKVMLVTGNRLCIFLIQWWI